The following coding sequences lie in one Eleginops maclovinus isolate JMC-PN-2008 ecotype Puerto Natales chromosome 21, JC_Emac_rtc_rv5, whole genome shotgun sequence genomic window:
- the LOC134858142 gene encoding uncharacterized protein C17orf113-like → MSRQLSVTGFFKKPSSGGLERGEKRGSDVLEDNEEGGPAVTAVLSAAPGAKATSSGKEVRREYRVQWEREFTWLRAEGGKMFCDICRRAKANNGFVKGCTTIQKSALNDHKSSHSHIESCAVVNQSVQMEKHVEKSQVACNEALKTQLKVVLHMANTSTLSHQYPKLIHLLQSAGCPNLNTAHTYTHHDTVYQMEEAIAATITSAIDDRIASSRYVGVIVDETTNITVEKMLITYLSLQQNGEPETVFMGNYAIPSGTAECIAAKIKDVLSGRGVAMSRVVGLGSDGANVMVGRKNGVAQQLRQNDCPYLVNIHCGAHRTALAARDASKAVREIDAYVTTVNNTYTYYKNSPIRTHRLKELQKEMDEHDLLSLKQPSATRWLSLERAVKGMRANWVALVLELEEEEAARDCPVAKGLRRQLQKSTFPALTHLLTDVLSVVNRMNLTFQKEDVNISSIQPVVNMTLASLDDLISEPGVVERKFNEASQDGRFCGITLTQPDAQAFSKLRSQYLAEITKSVKKRFPEEHLGIIADLDTVLNASRYPTADSALKTHGLEALERVCDQYGSPRGAAAPLVENDRMQRDFLPMKRVLAGSGNPSFRGSCRLLITSLGEMFPDFRALAEVALVIPVSSVAAERGFSLQNKIKTATRSRLSEAKAQHLMSIASAAESIDTFDYTQASALFKSMRPRRKV, encoded by the coding sequence ATGTCACGGCAGCTTAGTGTaacaggattttttaaaaagcccagCTCCGGTGGTcttgagagaggagagaagagagggagtgatGTACTGGAGGATAATGAAGAAGGGGGACCTGCAGTAACAGCTGTTCTGTCAGCGGCCCCGGGAGCGAAAGCAACAAGCAGCGGGAAGGAGGTCAGGCGGGAGTACAGGGTTCAGTGGGAGAGGGAGTTTACTTGGCTGAGGGCAGAAGGAGGCAAAATGTTTTGCGACATCTGCAGAAGGGCAAAAGCGAACAATGGATTTGTTAAGGGCTGCACGACCATCCAGAAATCGGCCCTCAATGACCACAAAAGCAGCCACAGCCACATCGAATCCTGCGCGGTGGTCAATCAGAGTGTGCAGATGGAGAAGCATGTAGAAAAGTCCCAGGTTGCCTGTAACGAGgcactaaaaacacaacttaaggTTGTGTTACACATGGCAAATACAAGTACACTGAGCCATCAGTACCCAAAACTGATTCATCTCTTACAGTCTGCCGGGTGTCCAAACTTGAACActgcacacacgtacacacaccaTGACACAGTATACCAGATGGAGGAAGCGATAGCAGCGACCATAACCTCTGCCATAGATGACCGCATCGCAAGCAGCAGATATGTGGGGGTGATAGTAGACGAAACAACCAACATAACTGTTGAGAAAATGCTCATAACGTACCTATCTCTTCAACAGAATGGGGAGCCTGAAACTGTGTTCATGGGCAACTATGCCATACCCTCTGGCACAGCTGAATGCATCGCAGCAAAAATTAAAGATGTGCTTTCAGGTCGTGGAGTAGCGATGTCTCGGGTTGTTGGGTTGGGCAGTGATGGGGCCAATGTGATGGTGGGACGAAAAAACGGAGTCGCACAACAGCTGCGCCAGAATGACTGTCCCTaccttgtaaacatacactGTGGTGCGCACAGGACGGCACTGGCAGCCCGAGACGCATCAAAAGCTGTGCGTGAGATAGATGCTTATGTCACCACAGTCAACAACACCTACACGTATTACAAAAATTCCCCCATCCGAACCCATAGACTGAAGGAACTCCAGAAAGAAATGGATGAACACGACTTGCTGAGTTTGAAGCAGCCATCTGCTACGCGCTGGCTGTCCCTGGAGAGGGCAGTTAAGGGCATGCGGGCAAATTGGGTTGCTCtggtgctggagctggaggaggaggaagccgCGAGAGACTGTCCGGTAGCGAAGGGTCTGAGGAGGCAGCTCCAGAAGTCCACATTCCCTGCCCTGACACACCTCCTCACTGACGTCCTGTCTGTGGTCAACAGGATGAACCTCACGTTCCAAAAAGAGGACGTCAACATCTCCTCCATCCAGCCAGTGGTCAACATGACACTTGCCAGCCTGGATGACCTGATAAGTGAGCCAGGGGTGGTGGAGAGAAAGTTCAACGAGGCATCACAGGACGGCAGATTCTGTGGCATCACCCTCACGCAGCCAGATGCTCAGGCCTTCTCCAAGCTGCGCTCTCAATACCTGGCAGAGATCACCAAGTCAGTGAAAAAAAGATTCCCCGAAGAGCATCTGGGAATCATCGCAGATCTCGACACCGTGCTCAACGCCTCGCGCTATCCCACAGCTGACAGCGCGTTGAAGACTCACGGACTAGAGGCATTGGAGCGCGTCTGTGACCAATACGGGTCACCGCGGGGTGCAGCTGCACCACTGGTTGAAAATGACCGcatgcagagggattttctcccgATGAAGAGAGTGCTGGCAGGGTCGGGAAATCCCTCGTTCAGGGGCTCCTGTCGGCTGCTCATCACTTCGCTAGGGGAAATGTTTCCCGATTTTAGAGCGTTGGCTGAGGTGGCGCTGGTTATCCCAGTGTCTAGTGTTGCAGCTGAGCGGGGgttcagccttcaaaataaaataaaaaccgccACGAGAAGTCGTCTGTCGGAGGCAAAGGCgcagcatttaatgtcaatcgcctcggcagcagaatccattgacacttttgattacaCGCAGGCAAGCGCACTGTTCAAATCCATGCGGCCAAGAAGGAAAGTTTGA